A region of Sulfitobacter faviae DNA encodes the following proteins:
- a CDS encoding TAXI family TRAP transporter solute-binding subunit: MTLLKTLAAAALLATGLAPAVQAQVQSFSTPPQGSVWNTMASVISGEARKSAGMRLVVQPYGGNAQMMQAVNEALAEFSLNDVNDVITAVQGSGDYTAAMPNLRIVARINPFPVGLYVKESSGLTSVADLEGRSVPSGWDAFPIARSHISAILAAGGIGWDDVEQVPVPELIRGSDDMASGRVDSAFFAVGGPKVAEVDASVGGVRFLGIAANDETLAEIREVRPAFYFSEVTPAPVRVGVAEPMMFVTWDNVLVAGAHVSDEQVQSLLAVLFDEREAIGAAYPPLNALNLETAFKEFPGVDYHPGAVAFFEDRGVEMTSDQ; the protein is encoded by the coding sequence ATGACACTGCTTAAGACACTCGCCGCCGCTGCGCTGCTGGCCACGGGGCTTGCCCCCGCCGTGCAGGCGCAGGTGCAATCCTTCTCCACACCGCCGCAGGGCTCGGTCTGGAATACCATGGCCTCGGTCATCTCAGGCGAGGCGCGCAAGAGCGCCGGGATGCGCCTTGTCGTGCAGCCCTATGGCGGCAATGCGCAGATGATGCAGGCGGTGAACGAGGCACTGGCCGAGTTTTCGCTCAATGATGTAAATGATGTGATCACCGCGGTTCAGGGCTCGGGCGATTACACCGCCGCGATGCCCAACCTGCGTATTGTGGCGCGGATCAACCCGTTTCCGGTGGGCCTCTACGTCAAGGAAAGCTCGGGGCTGACCTCGGTCGCGGACCTCGAAGGCCGCAGCGTGCCTTCCGGCTGGGATGCCTTTCCAATCGCGCGGTCGCATATTTCGGCCATCCTTGCCGCTGGAGGTATCGGCTGGGACGATGTCGAACAGGTGCCGGTCCCGGAACTGATCCGCGGCTCCGACGACATGGCATCGGGGCGCGTTGATAGCGCCTTTTTCGCTGTGGGTGGCCCCAAGGTGGCCGAGGTCGACGCCTCGGTGGGCGGCGTGCGCTTCCTCGGGATCGCGGCCAATGACGAAACGCTGGCGGAAATCCGCGAGGTGCGGCCCGCGTTCTACTTTTCCGAAGTCACGCCGGCTCCGGTCCGCGTTGGCGTGGCCGAGCCGATGATGTTCGTGACTTGGGACAACGTTCTTGTCGCAGGCGCGCATGTCTCCGACGAGCAGGTGCAATCGCTACTGGCGGTGCTGTTCGACGAGCGCGAGGCCATCGGCGCTGCCTATCCGCCGCTCAATGCACTCAACCTCGAGACAGCTTTTAAAGAGTTTCCCGGCGTCGATTATCACCCTGGCGCGGTGGCTTTCTTTGAGGACCGCGGTGTCGAGATGACCTCGGACCAGTGA
- a CDS encoding benzoate-CoA ligase family protein, translating to MSQGSNPKTPLTDPVALNAAGAQEIGFDKAQHRNCSDILWQNLARNPDKTAVTGPNGSLSYRELIAEAARWGHAFTRAGLTRGERIAFFLDDTPIYPAAFYGAVRAGLVPVLLNIQTKPDVLNYFLKDSGARIALVEAQLDEVFNDETLAGTELDRLVIANGSADLAKSIEAESFLDGSDTVLDATDTGPDDMAFWMYSSGSTGRPKGIVHLHHDAAYIHDSFGAHVLKLSQDDICYSVPKAYFAYGFGNSLVFPFAVGATTLLVPDQPRPEAVLKAIETYRPTVLFGLPTLYTALCRAPDIDSRDLTSLRQSMSAAEILSEDVYTAWEGKVGHGPTEGLGSTEMLHIYLSNRLDDHRLGAAGARVPGYEIRLETPEGRPAQPGEEGVMFVRGHSSAPTYWNRPDKTRDTMRGDWIHTGDRFVEKDGFYYFQGRADDLVKVSGQWVWPLEVERCLNEHPDVNECAVLAEQLDDKRTALRAIVSLVQGGTGNEAQSQRLRDHIKTHLTPYKAPRLFDYLPHLPKTGTGKIDRQALIRKPETA from the coding sequence ATGTCACAGGGATCGAACCCCAAGACCCCGCTCACCGATCCGGTCGCTCTGAATGCGGCGGGCGCGCAAGAGATCGGTTTTGATAAAGCGCAGCATCGCAACTGCTCGGACATTCTGTGGCAGAACCTCGCGCGCAACCCCGATAAGACCGCCGTGACCGGTCCGAACGGCAGCCTCAGCTATCGTGAATTGATTGCCGAGGCGGCGCGGTGGGGGCATGCTTTTACCCGCGCGGGACTGACGCGCGGCGAACGGATTGCCTTTTTTCTTGATGATACACCGATCTATCCGGCGGCCTTTTACGGGGCGGTCCGGGCGGGCCTAGTTCCGGTGCTTCTGAACATCCAGACCAAGCCTGACGTGCTGAATTACTTCCTGAAGGACAGCGGCGCGCGCATTGCGCTAGTCGAGGCGCAACTGGACGAGGTGTTCAATGATGAGACGCTGGCAGGCACCGAATTGGACAGGCTGGTCATCGCCAATGGGAGTGCCGACCTTGCCAAGTCGATTGAGGCGGAGAGCTTTCTCGATGGCAGTGACACGGTTCTCGACGCCACGGACACTGGCCCCGATGACATGGCATTCTGGATGTATTCCTCGGGCTCGACCGGGCGGCCCAAGGGCATCGTCCATCTGCATCACGACGCGGCCTATATCCACGACAGCTTCGGCGCGCATGTGCTGAAGTTGAGCCAAGACGATATATGTTATTCGGTGCCTAAGGCCTATTTCGCCTATGGCTTCGGCAACTCTCTAGTCTTCCCCTTTGCCGTCGGTGCGACCACACTGCTGGTCCCAGACCAGCCCCGCCCCGAGGCGGTGTTGAAGGCCATCGAGACCTACCGGCCTACGGTGCTTTTCGGCCTGCCGACGCTCTATACCGCGCTGTGCCGTGCGCCTGATATCGACAGCCGGGACCTCACCTCGCTGCGGCAGTCGATGTCGGCGGCAGAGATCCTGTCGGAAGACGTCTATACTGCGTGGGAAGGCAAGGTCGGCCACGGCCCCACCGAAGGGCTGGGCTCCACCGAAATGCTCCATATCTACCTCAGCAACCGGCTCGACGATCACCGTTTGGGTGCTGCCGGCGCGCGGGTACCGGGTTATGAAATCCGACTTGAGACGCCCGAGGGCAGGCCCGCCCAGCCGGGCGAGGAGGGCGTCATGTTTGTGCGCGGCCATTCCTCCGCGCCGACCTATTGGAACCGGCCCGACAAGACTCGCGATACCATGCGCGGCGACTGGATACACACCGGTGACCGCTTCGTCGAGAAGGACGGCTTCTATTATTTCCAAGGCCGCGCCGATGATCTGGTTAAGGTCTCCGGTCAATGGGTCTGGCCGCTCGAGGTCGAGCGCTGCTTGAACGAACACCCCGATGTTAATGAATGCGCAGTCTTGGCCGAGCAACTGGACGACAAGCGCACCGCGCTGCGCGCCATCGTCAGCCTCGTGCAGGGAGGCACGGGCAACGAGGCGCAGTCACAGCGGCTGCGCGATCACATCAAGACGCATCTGACACCTTACAAGGCACCGCGTCTCTTCGACTATCTGCCCCATCTGCCCAAGACGGGCACCGGCAAGATCGACCGTCAGGCGCTGATCCGCAAACCGGAAACCGCTTGA